A single Kryptolebias marmoratus isolate JLee-2015 linkage group LG7, ASM164957v2, whole genome shotgun sequence DNA region contains:
- the LOC108245258 gene encoding kelch-like protein 33, whose amino-acid sequence MFTLGMKELLQSSVSLPFLLASELEALVGSSYSGSLPLSWTCIFEITSAALQLQYQPALSLCLNFLQQEITPHTCLDVVTFAEAYEIAHLLKAADDFVLRQFEKVACTSKFKDLPAKQLLKYLNSTSLCVPSELVVFNAVVSWIQAKPNRRHKLAKELMKTVHFPLMTFEEFKEVQSQDMWYDHSLAGLYEAVLQEFCSSQTVVQNQCRIYLPKESLVLVDGDQISADLGGRSISRKLWFGNSLRSFTGIQKAMEWRSLGEMPEPARFSHEVAVLNGQLYIFGGKKYYGIEDTLNSTYRYDPLQDSWESLSEMQEKRCFFSVVVLDGKLYAIGGHCEFNHMDSVELYCPTTDSWSFTWPLDLPLSGHVAKVLKGQIFISGGQNTDFLCLSSMFLYHPEMGSTFLANMNNPRAHHCMEVLGDCLYVAGGITTDVNTIAISQLACEVYCPAANTWTAFTSLLVPHVGAGSAVLEGKMYLLGGYSQEDCSDTNMVHRYNTITQKWENIGEMPGPNNDLQACVLCLPEHLRM is encoded by the exons ATGTTCACCTTGGGCATGAAGGAGTTACTTCAGTCTTCCGTGAGCCTACCCTTCCTGTTGGCTTCAGAACTTGAAGCTCTAGTTGGTAGCTCCTACAGTGGATCTCTTCCCCTCAGCTGGACATGCATCTTTGAGATCACTAGTGCAGCTCTTCAGCTCCAGTACCAGCCCGCCCTATCCTTGTGCCTCAATTTCCTTCAACAAGAAATAACTCCTCACACTTGTCTGGATGTGGTAACATTTGCTGAAGCCTATGAAATAGCACACCTTCTCAAAGCAGCGGATGATTTTGTCCTGAGGCAGTTCGAAAAGGTAGCATGCACCTCAAAGTTCAAGGACCTGCCAGCCAAACAGCTCCTCAAGTACCTGAACAGTACCTCACTCTGTGTTCCCTCTGAGCTTGTTGTGTTTAATGCAGTGGTATCATGGATTCAAGCAAAGCCCAACAGAAGGCACAAACTTGCCAAAGAGCTAATGAAAACTGTCCATTTTCCACTCATGACATTTGAAGAGTTCAAAGAGGTCCAGTCTCAGGACATGTGGTATGATCACAGCTTAGCAGGGCTGTACGAAGCAGTTCTTCAAGAGTTCTGCTCCTCTCAAACTGTAGTGCAGAATCAATGTCGGATCTATCTGCCCAAAGAGAGTCTGGTCTTAGTTGATGGGGACCAGATTTCTGCAGACCTGGGTGGACGCAGCATTAGCAGAAAGCTTTGGTTTGGAAATTCTTTGAGGAGTTTTACAGGAATACAAAAGGCAATGGAGTGGAGAAGTTTAGGAGAGATGCCAGAGCCAGCCAGGTTTAGTCATGAGGTTGCTGTGCTGAATGGACAACTGTACATTTTTGGAGGCAAAAAGTATTACGGCATTGAAGACACATTAAACTCGACTTATAG GTATGACCCCCTTCAAGACAGCTGGGAGAGCCTGAGTGAAATGCAGGAAAAGAGAtgttttttctctgtggttGTTCTGGATGGAAAACTTTATGCCATTGGTGGACACTGTGAATTCAACCATATGGACAGTGTTGAACTCTATTGTCCTACTACAGACTCTTGGAG CTTCACCTGGCCTTTGGATCTACCTTTAAGTGGGCACGTAGCAAAGGTTCTTAAAGGGCAGATTTTCATCTCGGGGGGCCAAAACACTGACTTCCTCTGTCTTTCATCCATGTTTCTGTACCACCCAGAGATGGGGAGCACCTTTCTGGCAAACATGAACAATCCTCGAGCTCATCACTGCATGGAGGTCCTGGGTGATTGCCTTTATGTAGCAGGAGGAATCACAACAGATGTTAACACGATTGCAATCAGTCAGCTAGCTTGCGAAGTGTACTGCCCAGCTGCTAACACCTGGACTGCCTTCACATCTCTGCTGGTGCCACATGTAGGAGCAGGAAGTGCAGTTTTGGAgggaaaaatgtatttgttagGTGGGTACAGTCAGGAGGACTGCAGTGACACTAACATGGTTCATCGTTACAATACTATCACGCAAAAATGGGAGAACATTGGAGAAATGCCTGGACCAAATAATGACTTACAGGCATGTGTTCTGTGTTTGCCAGAGCATTTGCGAATGTAA